A portion of the Toxotes jaculatrix isolate fToxJac2 chromosome 16, fToxJac2.pri, whole genome shotgun sequence genome contains these proteins:
- the psmd5 gene encoding 26S proteasome non-ATPase regulatory subunit 5, protein MAASIGSLLEEISTVEDPIEELQSLKTALLSIPLSALRDSVSGHRLDVIFSLLNSSQREQVELCVDILERILMALSPEYLAQNYRLELQAGLNHPNETVKILALTQIGRMVEHPAAVTEILNNQDILRAVIHCIREEKMAVAKQAIQSLSKLSHSKPGLDKLFQGDLLKVMKDVMATSDIVRYRFYELVVEISAVSPISLGYCANSNLISQLLSELTGDDVLIRATAIEMVTTLAHSQHGRQYLAQQGIMDKISNMIRGAETDPFSSLYLPGLVKFFGNLAIMDSPQQVCESYPAFQNKVFEMALDPDPVMIGVALDTLGLLGSTVEGKQVLQKTGEKFKTVLLRMSQLASSGATELRVRSLDAISQLLTLQPEQQTEDLLALTESWFHLLSNHPMDMIRNISTQPFPELHCGALRIFTAIATQPWGQKLMIDNPGFMEFILDRSTGQTKEAKDAKFELVGSLVSSSTSAEILGSQHYIRLKTYLREGPYYVSAVASVSTEGAD, encoded by the exons atggcGGCTTCCATTGGGAGTTTACTGGAGGAAATCTCCACTGTTGAAGACCCAATtgaagagctgcagagtttAAAAACAGCCTTATTGTCGATACCTCTCAGCGCTTTGAGAGACTCAGTGAGTGGACATCGGCTCGATGTGATCTTCTCTCTGTTAAACTCTAGTCAGAG GGAGCAGGTTGAGCTGTGTGTGGACATCCTTGAACGCATCTTAATGGCCCTCAGCCCTGAATACCTTGCCCAGAACTACAGACTGGAGCTGCAGGCGGGTCTGAACCATCCTAATGAAACTGTGAAGATACTGGCCTTGACGCAG ATTGGCAGAATGGTGGAGCATCCTGCGGCTGTCACTGAAATCCTCAACAATCAGGACATTCTTCGAGCAGTGATCCACTGcatcagagaggagaaaatggcTGTGGCAAAACAG GCCATTCAGTCCCTGTCTAAACTGAGTCACTCCAAGCCTGGATTAGACAAACTGTTCCAGGGCGACCTGCTGAAAGTCATGAAAGATGTGATGGCCACAAGCGACATTGTCAGATACAGATTTTATGAG CTGGTGGTGGAAATCTCAGCTGTTTCTCCCATTTCCCTCGGCTACTGTGCCAACAGCAACCTCATTTCTCAGCTCCTCAGTGAACTGACAGGAGACGACGTTTTGATCAG GGCCACAGCTATAGAGATGGTCACCACTCTAGCCCACAGTCAGCATGGGCGGCAGTATTTGGCTCAGCAGGGTATCATGGACAAGATCTCCAACATGATCAGAGGAGCAGAGACGGaccctttctcctccctctacCTGCCTG GTCTGGTGAAGTTCTTTGGGAACCTGGCCATTATGGACAGCCCACAGCAGGTCTGTGAAAGCTACCCGGCCTTTCAGAACAAGGTGTTTGAGATGGCACTGGACCCGGACCCTGTGATGATTGGGGTGGCTCTGGACACCTTGGGCTTACTCGGATCTACTGTGGAGGGAAAACAAGTTCTGCAGAAAACAG GAGAAAAGTTCAAGACCGTGCTGTTAAGAATGAGCCAGCTTGCCAGTTCTGGGGCCACAGAGCTCAGAGTGCGCAGCTTGGATGCTATATCACAACTTCTCACTCTACAG ccagagcagcagacagaagatCTTTTGGCCCTGACAGAGTCCTGGTTCCACCTTTTGTCTAACCACCCCATGGACATGATTCGCAACATCAGCACTCAGCCTTTCCCAGAGCTGCACTGTGGGGCTCTGCGGATATTCACT gCCATTGCCACTCAACCGTGGGGTCAGAAGTTAATGATCGACAATCCCGGATTTATGGAGTTCATTTTGGATCGTTCAACGGGTCAGACCAAGGAGGCCAAAGATGCTAAGTTTGAACTGGTGGGGTCACTTGTATCTTCATCTACGTCAGCAGAGATACTGGGCAGCCAGCATTACATCCGCCTGAAAACGTACCTCAGAGAAGGACCTTACTATGTTTCAGCTGTGGCTTCAGTCAGCACAGAAGGAGCAGACTGA
- the LOC121195133 gene encoding beta-1,3-galactosyltransferase 9 — MATYRHLLDRCSLCKLRTHQWCFLLFNVLLFHALLFGADFVEEYLLQPTPAVYTDGTVIDVREKARKLDLSNARENVSQAYPITNPDACRNSDLFLLTLVFSSPANITQRDAIRRTWANQTLIQGFPVRVLFFLGSTQTSAAQETLMRESDRYGDIVQGHAVADSSLRGPIERTVLALRWVITFCPLARFVLLTKDSVFVNLPAIGGYLLGLHRHPEDLYLGRVIQRDSPDRDPNSPGYLPPVLYPDKYLPEYCDGTAYVLSQDVIRKVYIASAAVHAPVKADVFVGLCSQKAGVAPTHSARFSGEKHIRYNACCYRYLFSSAGMRSDELETVWADLGQKGGRCSLLQTYYGLVTCKALTYLDKLSFFNSQGED, encoded by the exons ATGGCGACTTaccgccacctgctggacaga tgctCTCTGTGCAAGCTGCGTACCCACCAGTggtgtttcctcctcttcaaCGTGCTACTCTTCCATGCCTTGCTGTTTGGGGCTGATTTTGTTGAGGAGTACCTCTTGCAGCCCACGCCTGCTGTTTACACCGATGGCACGGTTATTGACGTAAGGGAGAAGGCGAGGAAACTAGATCTGAGCAACGCCAGGGAGAACGTGTCCCAGGCCTACCCCATCACTAACCCTGATGCCTGCAGGAATTCtgacctcttcctcctcacactAGTTTTCAGCTCCCCAGCTAACATCACGCAAAGAGATGCCATCAGGAGGACGTGGGCCAACCAAACTCTCATCCAAGGCTTCCCAGTGAGGGTACTGTTCTTCTTAGGTTCAACTCAGACTTCTGCTGCACAGGAGACCCTTATGAGAGAGTCTGACCGATATGGGGACATAGTCCAGGGTCATGCTGTGGCTGACTCGTCTCTCCGTGGCCCAATAGAGAGGACTGTGCTGGCACTCCGCTGGGTGATCACTTTCTGCCCTCTGGCACGCTTTGTTCTGCTAACCAAGGACTCCGTGTTTGTCAACCTCCCTGCCATTGGAGGCTACCTACTCGGGCTACACAGGCACCCTGAGGACCTTTATCTAGGTAGGGTGATCCAGAGAGACTCACCTGATAGAGACCCCAATAGTCCTGGCTACCTGCCCCCAGTTCTCTACCCTGACAAGTACCTCCCCGAATACTGTGATGGGACGGCTTATGTTCTGTCCCAAGACGTGATCCGGAAAGTGTACATAGCATCTGCAGCAGTCCATGCACCCGTGaaagctgatgtgtttgtgggCCTTTGTTCTCAGAAGGCTGGTGTGGCACCAACCCACAGTGCCAGGTTCTCTGGAGAAAAACACATCCGCTACAACGCCTGCTGCTACCGCTATCTGTTCAGTTCAGCAGGAATGAGGAGCGATGAACTAGAAACAGTGTGGGCAGACCTCGGACAGAAAGGTGGAAGGTGCTCACTGTTACAGACCTACTATGGCCTGGTGACTTGCAAGGCCCTCACATACCTGGATAAACTGTCTTTCTTCAACTCCCAGGGAGAAGATTAA